A section of the Stenotrophomonas sp. 364 genome encodes:
- a CDS encoding YqgE/AlgH family protein, protein MSELSTSLAHHLLVALPSLTDPTFARSVALICQHDDNGAMGVLVNQPSEYTLGDVLAQMEITTDSPDLRGQIVLNGGPVHPERGFVIHDDARSWDSSLAVGEGVYLTTSRDILEAMARGEGPRNALVTLGCAGWSEGQLESELGENSWLTVPADSELLFSTPFEQRWQGAASRIGVDLFLLTDYSGHV, encoded by the coding sequence ATGTCCGAGCTCTCCACCTCCCTCGCCCATCACCTGCTGGTCGCGCTGCCGTCGCTGACCGATCCCACCTTCGCGCGCAGCGTGGCGCTGATCTGCCAGCACGACGACAACGGTGCCATGGGCGTGCTGGTCAACCAGCCGTCCGAGTACACCCTGGGCGACGTGCTGGCGCAGATGGAAATCACCACCGACAGCCCCGACCTGCGGGGCCAGATCGTGCTCAACGGCGGCCCGGTGCATCCCGAGCGCGGCTTTGTCATCCATGACGATGCGCGCAGCTGGGATTCCAGCCTGGCCGTGGGCGAGGGCGTGTACCTGACCACCTCGCGCGACATCCTCGAAGCGATGGCCCGCGGCGAAGGCCCGCGCAACGCCCTGGTCACCCTTGGCTGCGCCGGCTGGAGCGAAGGTCAGCTGGAAAGCGAGCTGGGTGAGAACAGCTGGCTGACTGTGCCGGCCGATAGCGAACTGCTGTTCAGCACGCCATTCGAACAGCGCTGGCAGGGCGCCGCCTCGCGCATTGGCGTCGACCTGTTCCTGCTCACCGATTACAGCGGCCATGTCTGA